TCCAGCACAGTTACATCACCTAAGGTGACATCACctcaacaaaacaatgaaactgCAATGCAGTTGTCAGATATCGCTGGTTAGCGTTGgaactgattgaatctaggccctAATGATGCGCTATTAAATGTTCATTATCTTGTGTTTTGTAAGAGACCTTTAACTACATACAGTGATTTACTTTCATAGCTTTGGTTGACATTTGTATCTTACAGATGTATACAGATTCTCTCAGTATTCATGGACGTCATTCAATGGCAACATTGGCAAACATGCAGAACACTTTAAAGACCACCTGGATAGCGTAAATGTTACACAGGCATGGAGTAGTGCTTTATTGCAGAGCTTCACGGGCCATGTGATGTTCAGTATAGCTGCGGTATAGCTCCAGAATGAAAGAGGATAGAAACCTGATGTTTCAGTAGTGCCTTAATCAAGTTTTTCATGAAATATCTGAAGGAAACTTTGGTCATCAAACTATGATGACCATGAAAAATGACTGTTGCTTCTACATTGACAAAGTTttatcataaagttactggtcccctcccccaTGTTAAACACTTGGAATCATTATTAAGGGTACAAGGTGACATCCCTTTAACTCTCATTTTATTACACCAATTGTAACATGATGTTATCTTACCTACATACGTTCTGCCCTGTAACCAATATAAAAGATGTGTTTGCAGAGAGGCGTGGTGCAtatagctactctactggtgcTAAATTTTGACTGTAGGGTGATAGTAAATATAATTAAAAGTTTACCCTCTTCATCTATGGCAAAGCTACTTACTGTATATGTTACCCCATTCATCCGTGTCTGGTGTTCATTACTGGTTAGCTAGGTattcagccagcatggaacaaaagcCAACAAATTTGTCAGTGCTGCTGTAAACCTCACCACAAGAGACATTCCAAACAGGAgatgtataaaaaatatatatagaattGATGCAATTTTAACGTTGTTTGAGTTACTTTGTGTATCACCAAATGTGCTTGAGATGATTTTACTGCAACACTTCTCAAAACATCCAAGTTGCTTGACATAGAGCTTTCAAAAAGCTGTCAGTCATGGtgagctcatgaatataagctccccACCCACTTAGCCTGTCTTGTTAAACTTCCTGGTAGTTTCAGAATAACTGTTTAGGTCCTTTAAAGATgagttatttttgtttgtttcttttaTCTCATAGACGTCCGGGCTTTGCATCCCAAGGACAACAAGAACCTACCATGGGACAGAAGCAGTAATTGCTCCTGCTTTGATTCTCCAGTGCAGGGCTGCCCTATAGATGAGCCTAAAGGACTATATAGATCATGTCTGGCCGGTGATATCACATGTGATATGTATATACTCATGATTTATTGCTCAATATAGCCATGTAAATAGGACTGACCAAGGAGCACAAAATATATTCCATCTTCATCTTATACAACCCTCTTCTTTGTATGTTAATAAAAACAAATgtgttaagagcaaattcttatttacaatgacagcctaccggagAACAgaagggttaactgccttgttcaggggcagaatgacagatttgtacgttgttggctcggggatttgatccagcaaccgtTCGGTTACTGGCAAAAAGCTCTAACCACTTAGCTACCTGCACTAGGTTATGCACATATAACAAATATCAATAACATACTTTAGGATTTCTCAGTGATATGCTAATACAATCCATCACGTCTGAGCTGTTTTTCATTGGCAGTAAGATATACTATGATGATCGTCATGGGGTGCTCAGTGAAGTTAATAGTCCACAGTACGTCGATAAGAACAGTTCCCCAACAAACTACTTTTACAATACGAGCATGTAGTCTACTAAACAGCCCTTATGTTCATGCAGAACTGTGAAGTATTCCTATCATTAAATAAAATTTGGTACACAGTACAGAAAAACAAATTCTCCATTCCCTCCCCTGACCACTGAACTTTGGTCCTTAACCTGACACCTTGACCTCCGACCCCAACCCCATTAACAAAAGTGAAATTCACAGTTGACCATACGTGATTTAAAACACACCTATGTTTGTTACACAGTTCTATGGATATACACTTATAATAACTTCTACAAATGTTTCAAGAGACGACTGGTTAAATCCATGCACTTCATGCACAGATGATGATCATCCTCCAGGCCCACATAGTAGGGGCGCAATGGGTTCCATTCAGAAAGGAGTTTAAGAAGCAAGTTGGGAAATATGCCCATGAAGTCAATTGGATGAGAGCCATGTATTCTTTTCCTTTCAGTTTATTTTAATGTTGGTTTGAtcgtctgttgttgtttttgtcattgttgttgttcTGGTCATGGTTGGGTTTTGGTTGTTGTTTAGAAGTTTTTCCTCAGTCATTTGTCCAGGTGTCTTACATTAGTCTCTTTCAGAGGGTCAGGAGGCCATAGGTGTCCCCGTCTACTTCATGCCGCTCCGCAGCACCTGATTGGCTGCGATAAGCATGACACTGATGATGAAAGCAATGGCGAAAGCACATATCAGGCTCTTGCGTACACACGTCTGCTTGACTTGCTGCGTTGGACTAGCTGCTTGACAGGGAAGGGAGGCAAGAGGACAAGGAAGGTATTTTAGAGGAAAagagctactgtacatataacgcaGCTACCTCCGGGCTATGCATTTTCCCACCACGTCAACTTTCCATATCTCTCACCTGTTACTCCCTCTCAGTTAATCTATATGCCtgtctcaaaaaaaaaaaaattatacacaGTGTATTATAGTGTGTACAAGAAGTCTCTTATGATCTATATCCACCTGAGACGCATGGTCTGAGTGAACTATAAAGTGTGAACTATAAAGTGTCTACTACAAAGTGTGTACTATAAGATCCCTTACTGTCTATATCCACCTGGCAGGCCCCTGCGTTCTCTATATGACTCTCCTCGGTCTTGATGATGTTCTCGATGTCCTTCATGGTCAGGTGGTCGCAGAACGTATCGTACAGCAGcctcttcagctcctccaccGTCAGCTTCTGCATGTCAGTCTggacacaagcacacacgcacagacaatCACAAGCTGTTGTCACTATGGTGGAGATACTGTTTCAAGGATGATTTTATGTTTTTCACCCCAATGGAGTGAAAAGCACAACACTGCCCATTGATGCCGGTGACATATTGAATGACTGTCTTGACTTGGGAACATACACTTCCATACACACATTAcaacgtgtgtgtttgttttagatTGAACACAACACTGCTTAGGCATAGACATTGTCAAGGGAAGCCTGAATCAGTCTCTAAATACTTGGTGACTCCTATTACTCTCAATATGGGAGGGTAATTATCTGGGAAACTGTCACAGAATCAATGCCTGATTACATCTACATAGATTTCACTTCATTTGATAATAAGACAAGCGTAGGAAAGGGATGGCACTGTCCTATTAACCATCCAACCAAATCTGGCAATTACATTTGTCTTTGTTCCAAGTCACAAAGACTCAGATAAACgcgataaataataaataatttatGACAGCTATAGCGAAGCATCCTGATCACCCAGAAGACTTTGCTTCAGCTTGTCAGTGGTAATCAGCAGGAGAGATGCGGGTAATTATTACTTACCTTCCAGAACACGGAGTCAAAGTCGGTTCCGTGGAACTTGTCAGGCATTCCGGCTGCTGTCAGCTTGGGTCCGAGGAGAGTGACAAACTCCTCGAAATCCACCTGACCATCACCTGTTGATGACAGTGGGGCGAAGACATCTGTTATGCTAGTGGGTTTGCGAGCACACATGAATGTGTGTATGCATACCCATGtgggtgcttgtgtgtgtgcctgtgtgcgtgcccTGAGTATTTtcgtcggtgtgtgtgtgtgcgtgtctcacCGTCCATGTCCAGTCTCTGTATGATGACCTCCAGCTCCACCTCGTTGGGCATGTATCCCAGGGATCTCATGGCCATGCCTAGCTCCTGCTTGGAAATAAAGCCATTCCCATCACGGTCAAACACCTTGAACGCCTCGCGGATCTCTGCAGAGAAGACACATACGAAGGAGTATATGAAACCAGCCTACCTGTTCTGTGCGCCTaagaaatcaatcaatcaattaatgtctggttgtgcgtgtgtgtttggtggGTGGAGCTTAATTGCACAAGGCCTATTATTTGGCCGGGAATAGTACTTTTATTGATTCTACACATCACTTTGCTCAAGTTGATTCTATCCAAAGGAATTGTAAGTTGCAGCAATTTTTGGGGTTGTAAACGGCCTATATCGCATCGATATTAGTCAGGAACATTTATTCCAGTGctcaaatgtatatatttttttaagtaggataattttggtcatcaAGTCGTAATGATATCCAATTCAACTTTGAGTGAGGCGTAGTGCCTTTACAGCCGTCTAGTTGGCCCTCGAAACAAAGCTAATTGAGAATGATGTTCTGTAACCCAACCCTGGAGAGTTGCTTGAAGAGTAATGGATGAGAAAAATACTAGGATTGAAGCAAATGTAAGGAATTATAACTTTATAACAAATCATGCAAAACATTTACAGTTAACAGGAATATGTTAGCTGTAGAGACAAATTATAATGCCATTTTTTTTGTCATGAAGTTAATTGACAAAAATCTGTCTAACATTGGCCAGCTAGCTATGCATTTAGCTTTCTATGTGTGCGGTTCACAGTTATACGAATTGTAATTTGTCTTGTTTAATGTTTAAGAACTCCTGCGCAAACCAGAAAGCAAGGCTATCATCTTGTGAAACCCAGTGGAAGTAAAGAATTCAGCTAAAGCATTTAATGTTACTGGAAATTGAATGAACAATTTTGTAAACTTGACTTGCTCCTTCAAAAAAGTCAGAATTGTCATAGTTCGTTATTGAAGTAACGTTAACGTTAGAGATTGAAGATATTTGtcttgcaatgcagctgaagtaactcTTTTATTGCTTATTGTGTCGTAGAGGATAAAAAAATACCCGTATTCCTATGGATGGGTTGCTTTGTAGCTGATCTGTGCATAGACCTTAAAACATTTGGTATAAATATTAGTTCAGAATAggggttttcattttttttattgctGCCACTTGTTAATCATTAATCCCATAGAAATTGCAGGAAACATGTGAAGGAAATGTGACTGTTACATTTCAAACTGCAAACTGTTGGGATTGAGCCAAAGTCAGTATATTTCAAAACAGTTTTGTGAGATTTGTGTAACTCACGACTTACATGAGGGTTGGGTTTGGATTACAATCATGTCACTTACCCACTAACACGGGATTGTATCACCTAGGGAAACCCTTCATGAAGCTGTGCTAATTAAGTTCTATCCAATCATAACACCCTTcaaacagtgagacagacctaACCATTACACAGCACCTCGGGCCTCGGACATGTTTACATAAGACAACGCAATTGAtgtgtttgacagtgattactCAAGTCTGCCACTGTTTTGGTCATATTGACAATTGAGACGATGCACGCTTGCATTTACACTGCCACTTGTCAATATTCCAAAATAATTCAAAACCGACACAGAGCATTTTGTGTCCCTCCACAACTTGTTTTGTGATATGATTCCATATAAAACACTGCCTAACAGATGCACACTGGTAAGAGATAGTGAGAAAGCTGTAAATGCGAAACatcaccaaaacacacacatcgcCACTCTCCAGTAACTTGAAAGCTGATTTAGCTAATATGGCCTGTCTGTTCATTGTGCCTGCGAGCTACTACCAGCTAGCTTCATTGACAACAGTGGTGG
The genomic region above belongs to Oncorhynchus mykiss isolate Arlee chromosome 6, USDA_OmykA_1.1, whole genome shotgun sequence and contains:
- the LOC110526006 gene encoding calcium-binding protein 7-like — encoded protein: MPIMHPITSNLMYRGICTIPDMLAYRAPVNLPEDEVEEIREAFKVFDRDGNGFISKQELGMAMRSLGYMPNEVELEVIIQRLDMDGDGQVDFEEFVTLLGPKLTAAGMPDKFHGTDFDSVFWKTDMQKLTVEELKRLLYDTFCDHLTMKDIENIIKTEESHIENAGACQVDIDTSPTQQVKQTCVRKSLICAFAIAFIISVMLIAANQVLRSGMK